One segment of Pseudomonadota bacterium DNA contains the following:
- a CDS encoding polymer-forming cytoskeletal protein, whose protein sequence is MGNALNIADSLGKTAKFTLGEGLSGASSTVLGANAQLKGDIRAAGDVVVLGTIEGELSSHSRITIGAGGSVIGRVIATEIVIEGRLAGESIASKSLSMLGSAEVRGDVTTPVLVIEPGATFVGRCSMPQPEVQELRSPQETQPKAQIKA, encoded by the coding sequence ATGGGTAATGCATTAAATATCGCAGATTCATTGGGGAAAACAGCTAAATTTACACTCGGAGAGGGGCTCTCTGGAGCGAGCTCAACGGTGCTCGGCGCAAACGCGCAACTGAAAGGGGATATTAGGGCAGCCGGAGATGTTGTGGTTCTCGGCACGATCGAGGGCGAGCTCTCGTCCCATTCGCGTATTACGATTGGAGCCGGAGGAAGCGTCATCGGGCGCGTTATTGCAACTGAGATCGTTATCGAGGGGCGCCTAGCTGGGGAGTCGATAGCTTCAAAGTCACTTTCGATGCTCGGCTCAGCAGAGGTTCGTGGCGATGTTACAACGCCGGTTTTGGTGATCGAACCTGGAGCGACATTCGTTGGGCGGTGCTCTATGCCGCAACCTGAGGTTCAGGAGCTACGTAGCCCACAGGAGACACAACCCAAGGCTCAAATAAAGGCATAG
- a CDS encoding ParA family protein has protein sequence MAHVIALANQKGGVGKTTSAVSLSAQLALLGFKVLLLDFDPQASATSGLGIKKHPEGADLYDVFFGKLQLSDLIRPSSIYNLSVVPGSHDLVSLELEIGRTPGRELILQSALADVLGSYQFVLIDCPPSSGLLTLNALGAASSVLVPLQAEYYSLEGLSGLLNTISFVQQTFNPKLDLLGVFLTMFDGRTKLSVQVFEEAEKHFAARLFKAKIPRNIRLSECPSHGMPICSYDPQSAGAKSYLALTGELIDRLGVDKDGAARAA, from the coding sequence ATGGCACACGTAATTGCCCTGGCGAATCAAAAAGGTGGCGTTGGTAAGACTACCAGCGCAGTAAGCCTATCCGCGCAGCTAGCTCTTCTGGGGTTTAAGGTGCTTTTGCTTGATTTTGACCCGCAAGCCAGCGCTACAAGTGGCCTAGGTATTAAAAAGCATCCCGAGGGAGCAGATCTTTACGACGTATTCTTCGGCAAGTTGCAGCTTTCGGATCTTATACGCCCCTCCTCTATATATAACCTCTCAGTTGTTCCTGGATCTCACGACCTAGTAAGTCTTGAGCTAGAGATCGGGCGCACTCCTGGGCGTGAGTTAATTCTACAGAGCGCCTTGGCGGATGTATTAGGAAGCTACCAGTTCGTGCTGATCGACTGTCCCCCCTCCTCCGGTCTTCTGACCCTTAATGCGCTCGGTGCAGCATCCTCTGTCTTGGTTCCGCTGCAGGCAGAATACTATTCGCTAGAGGGCCTAAGTGGTCTCCTTAATACGATATCATTCGTTCAGCAGACCTTTAACCCAAAGCTTGATCTGCTAGGCGTGTTCCTAACTATGTTCGATGGCCGCACGAAGCTCTCTGTGCAGGTCTTTGAGGAGGCCGAAAAGCACTTCGCCGCTCGACTCTTCAAAGCGAAGATTCCAAGAAATATCCGACTATCTGAGTGTCCCAGCCATGGGATGCCGATCTGTAGCTACGATCCGCAGAGTGCTGGAGCCAAGAGTTATCTAGCACTTACGGGTGAGTTAATAGATCGGTTGGGTGTAGATAAGGATGGGGCGGCTCGCGCAGCCTAG
- a CDS encoding ParB/RepB/Spo0J family partition protein — MAKGLKKPTRMALGRGLSALVSSAMPVPVAPPTRLPITEPQNSNDVLLNRGEGEVSFITLNLITTNPTQPRQTFPEQEIAELSESIKTLGVLQPILVRPMGEGYQIIAGERRYRAASRAGLSQVPVLIRSLDERETLEVALVENVQRQNLNPLEEAKGYQRLMDEFSLTAQEVAERVGKDRATVANLARVLKLPAVVQEMLRDGRLSIGHAKAILTVREPVAQISLANKVISEGLSVRAIESIVSRDVVLDPPRKASSAETRRERVPQYPELEDRLRNALGTKVSIQRGVKGGSIELHFFSDQELDRLVDILSNYSPQSRLISG; from the coding sequence GTGGCAAAGGGTCTTAAGAAACCGACCAGAATGGCCTTAGGGCGCGGATTAAGCGCGCTGGTATCGTCAGCCATGCCGGTCCCAGTAGCACCACCCACTAGACTTCCTATAACGGAGCCGCAGAACTCAAACGATGTTTTACTAAATCGAGGCGAGGGGGAGGTCTCCTTCATTACTCTCAACCTTATCACCACCAACCCAACCCAACCCAGACAGACCTTTCCTGAGCAGGAGATAGCGGAGCTCTCCGAGTCAATTAAGACCCTCGGGGTATTGCAGCCTATACTTGTTAGGCCCATGGGGGAGGGGTACCAGATTATAGCCGGAGAGCGTCGTTACCGTGCTGCTAGCAGGGCAGGGCTCTCTCAAGTACCTGTGTTAATTAGATCTTTAGACGAGCGCGAGACCCTTGAGGTAGCACTTGTAGAGAACGTTCAACGCCAAAACCTAAACCCCCTCGAAGAGGCCAAGGGCTATCAGAGGTTAATGGACGAATTCTCGCTGACCGCCCAAGAGGTCGCTGAGCGGGTAGGCAAGGATAGGGCAACGGTAGCAAACCTTGCCCGCGTTCTAAAGCTTCCTGCGGTTGTGCAGGAGATGCTGCGGGACGGTCGACTAAGCATCGGACACGCTAAGGCGATCTTGACCGTTAGGGAGCCAGTTGCTCAGATTAGCCTTGCAAATAAGGTCATAAGCGAGGGGCTCTCGGTGCGCGCAATTGAGTCTATAGTGTCGCGCGATGTGGTGCTTGACCCACCGCGCAAGGCTTCCTCGGCCGAGACGCGACGTGAACGTGTGCCGCAATATCCAGAGCTTGAGGATCGATTACGCAACGCCCTTGGAACGAAGGTTTCGATTCAGCGTGGTGTAAAGGGTGGATCGATTGAGCTGCATTTCTTCTCAGATCAGGAGCTCGATCGATTAGTAGATATATTAAGTAACTACTCACCCCAATCTAGACTTATCAGTGGCTAA